ggttctGAAGCAATGCATGATCCCACCAACTTTTGTCCTGCATTCAAGACATAAGAAGAAAAGCTTAGCCAGGGAAGCCAAAAAAAGAAAAGGGTTTAGTCTCTGAAGATAATTATGCTATGTGTGCCTTTACTATTTTAGATAACTGGTTTATGGGATAAAGATTAGGATCTGATCTGTCTTCAGCACAGGGACTTTGATCAGGATTTGATCAATCAGTCCTAGATCTAGAtgatgagacaatgtcacaaccaggttctGAAGCAATACATGATCCCACCAACTTTTGTCCTGCATTCAAGACGAGAAGAAAAGCTTAGCGGATGTATGGGAAGCCAAAAAAAGAAAAGGGTTTAGTCTCTGAAGATAATTATGCCATGTGTGCCTTTACTATTTTAGATATCTGGTACTGGTTTATGGGATATAGATTAGGATCTGATCTGTCTTCAGCACAGGGACTTTGATCAGAACATCTCAACGACCTCCAGAGATCTGAACGCTCTAGAGGGACATAGATTAGTGGACCTGGTCAGTCTTTAGGGACTTTGAGGGTCTTCAGAGATATAGACTGGAACATTTTCTGAAGCCTTGCTGGGAAGAGGTCGCCACATGAGGTGACACAACCTCAAGTATTCTTCACAATGATATTTACCACGTGCAAGGCTGATGCCCACTATTGCACGAGGTTTGATATGAAGAACGGATCAATAAGCACAGAAGAACAACAAGTAGAGATTATCTTGTGAAATGACATTATTTATATTCAGAATCATACACGTCCAGACAATAACGACACATAAACTCCCAAAGTCTTTTTGTCAAACACTTTATTTACTATTGTTCCAGTCAGATGCTTCTAAAATGTCCGACAACATGCATTCAGGAGTTTGACTCAAGTTTGATGGATAAAATATGTCATTAACCCACCCCTACTTCAAAATTCCCAGTCCTCTTTGAATCACAAGGACAAAAGTATTGGGTCAGAAACTCACTTTCTGTAGCAATGCATGACGAGAAAACACAATGGATGACTACATACGTAAAATGTTTGACATTCTGATGGACAACAGGGGCCgttcttacatgtaattcaagaCAAAGTCTCCTATTTCATGGAGCAATTGACAAAGTTGGGATTTGTCAAACAATCAATTTACAGGAGAAAGGGATGAGGAACTTTCACCTCTGTGTAAATATGCTTCAAGAATGTCCTCGGTTCTTCCAACAATTTCATGTCCAATAACAAAAGATGTCAGACGAGCACACGATTACGATCACTCTCTTCGTTTGTGTTTATGGTCACGCGATCCCCTCGAATCCTCTGCAGGTCGCTTCTGAGCCTTTTTGGCTTCCGTCAAGAATTTATTCAAACCAAAAGGATCTTCCTCTTCATCTTGGACGAAATCTACCGGACCGTCAAGCCGACGTGTCCTGTCTGTGCCGGCAAACTCCTTATCCGGAACAAACCTGAAAAGGAGGATTGAGAACATGTAGAACTTTATTAGAGGGAAACAAGAGTGTATTAAGTCGCGTGATATGGCGTTCTTTCTGACTTGACTTCTGGCATCAGCAATCAGCGCAGTCCTAATCACAAGAACTTGATTGTGACAAACCCACCAATAGACATCAGACTTTCTACTATTGCCAGAATATAATGCAAATTAGGTCTACCGCTACCAacttcaactattttcaccaGGTCAAATATGTTGTTCTCACCTTCGCGACttcattaatttttcaatatcaTCTCCGTAAATATCTTTATCTGCTCCCTTTGAAGGTCTGTAGATATGACTGGCGACATCTTTGTCCTTTCTCCACGGCTGGTCGTAAACGTTGTAGGCATCTTCACTTCCAAAGCCGCTATCCATGCCCTGGAACAGATGGTAAAGGCATATGAAATAGAAGTTCCTTGAGGAATCGACGGAAATACCTACCATATTCTGCAGTATTACCTACAGAACCAGGTAAAATGTGGTTACTGTTTTGACTTCCAAGAGAAACAGGCCTCTCCTTTATCAAATTCTCCCCTCACAAATATGCAGAAGTACCCTCAATATATGTTTGTAAAAATATCACTATCAATGCAATCCATCTTGTTTTCTTCAATTTGGGGCAGAGGCCCAGTATGGCTTTTAGAATCACTGGGGATCTTTAAATTGTAGTTGAAACACAAAATATCATCAGGATATACACCATCTGCCAAGAATGAGCCAAAGATGACATTGATTACCTTGCTCTGATTAAATAACCGCTGGTCATACTGTGCCTCCGATGACGCTGCCGCATTGTTAGGAAGACCTAACGCAATCTTCTCACTAACATCACGCTCTCGTTCCTTTTGAATTCTTGACCGCCGATCGGCACCAGCGTGTTGAAGATTTCGATCTCGTTGTCTGTCTTTTTGTCTGTCTCGTCGCAGGTCGTCTCTTTCTTTTGCTTCATCGTCTTTGTCTGAAATAAACAGAGTTGCAACTGAGCAGACGACAAATTTTGAAAGTGTGTCACTTCAGCACACTCCAAAATGCACTGCTCAATAATATTTTTCAACCCTCTGACCTCTAACAATACATGGCAACTGGGAATATAACAGATATCACGTGATTGCACTACAGCTCCCGTTTCCTCCCAGTTTGCAGATTCCCACACCACTGACAACAATCTTGGCTTGAGGATACCTGCTTCCATGGCCAGCTCTTTTCATAAGAGCACTGAAATAAAGGCAACTTATCATCACTGCAGGAGGGACTGTCTAGCAAACTCTCTTGGAAGGGGAAGACCAAATGTTACAACAGCAAGGCTAGGGGATGTAAAACATACCCTCTCTCCTGATCCCAGCCCTTTCTTCCCTAGCTTTCTGAGCCAGCAGACGAAGCCCCTCCTCTTTCTTCTCCTTATCTCGCTGTGCCATTTTCTTTTCCATCTGCGCTCTCATCTCCACAGCCTCCCTGGCTTTTCTATCAGCAATGTAAAGAGATTCGGCTAACTTGGCAAAGTTCTCGTTGATGTGGACACCCTGGAGACCACGCCCATCTGCTGCTAACCGTTTATCAAGAGGAATAGTATAACCCTGAAAAAGATAAGAAGGGGATGTCAGTTTATTGATACAAGGAAACCAAAAAAATTATCGAACATTTCATaagcaaattttttttccagAAGTGGTTACGTtgtgaatgttttcttttcttcagctgTTATAGTAATTAATTCTGAAGATGCATGGAAAGGTAACACTAATCCTCTATCTTACCTTTGCATTTTTCCAATTGGAAATGCAAGGAGGAATCTTCCATTCCTGTTGTTCTTTTACTGTCACCTTCCTGTTGGGTGAATGCATGACTGGCGCTGGTGGAGACGGTGGACCTCTTGGAATCTTTTTGTTGGTCCTGAAAAAACAGCCCGGAATCATTTTAGAAACATCTGATAAAATTTATTCTTTAGGCAGAAGGATTGAAACTAAGGCCAAATTATCATATGATACAATACTGGGTATTTCAGCCAAAGGAACCAAACAACTTACTTGAATCTTGGTGGCTCCATTGGATCTTTCTGCGTCTCCACCATTCTGATGATTCGCTGCTTCGCCCCCGAGTTGAAGGCAAGGCCTTGTTGTGATGGAGTGTAGCGAATGTATTGTGCCGGAGCCTGTTTCTCAGCTGCTCTCACGGGCATTGCTGCAGATATCTTTCCCTGCACGAGCTTCTCGAGTGCAAGTCGAGTTTTCTCTGTGGTCTGTAAGAATAATTGTATTCAAACATAATGCAAAACCAACGTTCTATTCATAAATGGTGTcttgaacttttcaagtcaTCAGCCTGCTCAAATATCCACAAGTCTCGACATCATCATTCATCGGAGGTTGACTGGTAGCCCAAAACAATTGGCTTGGTGATACTTTCAGGGGAATGCTCACAATGTACCTTCACAGCCCTTGCATAAGGCTTGGTATTGACAACACAGAGAGAGTGCCGTGGCTTGCAGAATACAGATATTTTCACCTCAAGAAATGAGATGGTGAATTTGTCGGCGAGGTGGTCTAGAACTTACATCCTGTATGTCTTCCTCTGTGGGCTTCTGTAAGTCTGGATCATCATGGTCCATAGGCTTGGGCACGAGGTCTTGGAACTTGGAATGGACCACCTAAAAGAAGATTGTGACTGTGATTAACACAGTTAACACtccttgggaccaaaacaataGGAATACAATGGCATCACTGCACTAAAATGATAGGATTACATTGGCGAGATTATGCATTGACATATTCTCGCCAACTTTTTCCCCACAACCGCCGTACCTGGTCAAGAAGCTAACTTAAATTTTATGGCAATGGGTTTCAAACTTGTACTGGAAACACAAAGACTTCAGCCACATTGAAATGCTCACCTTATCTTTAGCATGGCCTTGTCTGGCAATGGCATCATACTTGACTTTCCCCGTTTCGTCTAGCTGCACTGCTAGTGCATTTGAAGTGGTCTTTTTCTGTCCCATTCCAAGTGGGTATTGGGCAACATGGATTTCTGGGAAAGCACCACCATCTCCAAAATCCtggaaaaatatttgtttataaCCCAATGGAACagaaaactgaaattgaaaacctTGGTTATGGGTACATTCAAATTTTAAGGACAGACTGAGGACAACTTTGGTAATTTCACTGGGTTGCTTTACTCATACTGATTATTCTCACTCTCACCTCCTGTGATCGAGGCACCCATCCTTTCCTGTGACCATAAGGAGGCGCTGTCCTCCGTCCAATGACCTGGTTGGCACCCTGATGTCTGAATGCCAGTTCACGTTCTTCATCTTCACGGTCAAATACTCTCTGGCTAGGAGCAGGCAATATACTTCAAAAGAAAAATTATATAAATATAAGTCAGCTAGCCTTCTGATGTGTTCCGAGTGTGCGAATTTGATTTGTCTGGGCTCTGAACTGATTCGTCATCTaattcttcgaaaaggcctacCCAGCTTATCGGTAGTTGATTTATGAAAATAGCAAATATATGAAATGCCGAATACCATGCGGTGTGCCTGAGACCGAGTCTGAGTGGGTCAAAAATAGGCCTTGATTGATAGCCTCACCCTGAGGACCCGCCGAGGCTGATCTCTCGGAGTAGTGACATTGACATCACATAGACTAGAGAGGCACACAAATTGGTGCGAAGAGGCCAATAGTCAGATAGTGGCATCAACAAAGGCTTGGCATGTTTTGCTCACTGGAGTCATTTTGGCAGAGAGAtgcataacattaacaatgccAGTGGCCAATGCACTATAGCACTatgaatgtacatgcatgcatgtgctGCAtgtattaggcctacatgtatgtatgatgtAGTAtgactgaagaaaaaaacaaggaACATTTTTGCGAATCAATTACAAAGAAGTCAAGCGTTGCATTATTACTAATTTCGACCATATATCGAGATAAGGTAATGAACATAATGTGTAAAAAGGTAGATGATAATCAAAGTGATAAATCGGTTGGTAAAATCGTTTTTAGAGAGAGTTTACGTACCCAGATAACGCCATTTTCGCTGTTTCGAATCTCCGCGCAGTGAGCTGTCGTAAAACTTGGCTTCAACTCTGTTGCCATCTGGTTATTTGACCGTACGAATACTACTAAATGTTAAATGTCTCAAATATAGTTCTTATATTTCTTACTTAAATTTCATCAAAGTACAGAGATTATCCTGTTCAAAAGCATACAAAGAACAAATATAATTAAAAATTAGTTATTCATGAGTATCTATAAggcaaaaataaatatttaggAAATTATTATTTGCCAACATTTTCGCCCTTTTTGTACGATTTCGCCCAAGATGGCGGTAGCTTCATCAGAGATATTACAGACTTTCGACGGCTGGACAGTACGTTCGCGCAAAAGAGAAAATGTTACAGCATCAAAATGGCGTCTGAACTTTCACGGGCTGCTTTTGCACAGAATATATTGCCTCCCTCAGACCCTATCCCGGGTAATATCTCCCAGGTAATTAGCTCAAGTTTGAGTTTAGGTATTGATTATCAACTCTGTTTCTTGAAATGCCTGCAATTCGTCTTGAAAATTGTCGAAAAGTCGGGTCGGGTTTTTGATTGTCCGAAAATAAGTAAATTTTATACGGGGTTTTATATTTTTAACCATTTGTCGGACTGATCTGATagtaaaaatatgcaattttAGCTTATGTTGTACGCCGCATTCACATACAACATACGGTTACAATCTACATTCCCAGATAGGAAATCGTGTATCCTAGTTAAGTGTTAGTGTTACGCTATATCAGAATGTCAAATAAATGTGCTACTAGTACTATGCTGCCTATTGAGACTGCGTACTGCATGGTGGTCTGGTAATGACAATGGTATGACTCGTGAGAGTATGATACATTTACAACATATTTTGTAGGTTTCTCCGGAAGATGTTTACACAACTGTACCATTGGAAGAGGCAGTATCAAGCGAtgggaaaaaaaggaaaataccTCGTCGAATACTGCATTTTAGTGATGGCACATTGGAAGAGTATTCAACtgatgaagaggaagaggaagaattACCCCCACTTGTTGATCCTGTAAGTGGCGGTGACAATAGTGTTCGAAAAATTCCAAATCAGTCACGTGCACTTTAATCATAATCAGTTGGGTACTACCTGGTCTTCCTCTGTCTCTGATTTTGTACAAAAGCAAAGATAAATGAACTACAACTTCTACAAGTAATGTCAGAGTCATACACTAGATATATTTTGCACTTGCAGTGAAATTGGAAATAGTCTATATCTTCCATTTGCTTTGCAGATCATCTCAAActaatttttcatttcagaaaacttTGACTTGGATGCCCTGGTTTTGGTACTACTTCACTGCCGCATCATTCAAGGCACTGtcttgtaagtacatgtatagtcctAATTGACTTGGAGCAAATCCTGTGCTTCTTAGCAAAAGACATCACCCAGTCACAATGTCAGCACTACTCATACTGGctaaaaagtgaagaaaatgcACTTTATGAAGATGCTGCTTATCTACACCAACAGATATTGCAGTATCGCAATGCCATGTCACTTTGGCCTTGACCAGGGCAATGGACATATGAACATTCAAGGACCTCAACTTTTCACTGGCATTACCCAAAATATTCCTGATCCAGTGTTTCCCAAATGTTCATCCAGCAAGACTTGCATTTTAACAGTAAATGGTTTACTGATTTTtatgttttgataaaacaacagTAATTGCATTGCAGATGCTGACTTCTGCGGTGAGAAATTGGCATGGTTCTTTGGCATCACAACACCAAAATATCAGTCAGCTATTGATGAGTTTTATAGGATAAAGGCAGAGGTAAGACTATTGACTCATGTTTGAGGATTTAATTACAGATTTGTGTCTCAATACTTCCATCATAAGTCAGAATTGTCTCTTCAAATGTTGCAACAATTCAGTTTTTCCGCAATCACATTATGATAGCCTATATGCATTATACAGTGATTAGACATCCTGACTTGGCAATCTAACTCCTCATATGCATCATTTATATTACAGTACAACttttttattaaggacaccttttgGATTGAGTACTATATCCTTACTTGTGAGGTATCCTCATtatagaggtaaaattgaatgaaagGTTTTAGGGTTAAAATCTGTGTCCATGTTAGAGATTGTCCTACTCGCAGAGGCATCTGCTACAGTAATTTCTGCGTAGAGTAATTTGTCGGCAAATTTAAGCATTTGTGATAAGACAACACAAATGCCAAAGAAAATCTTTGTCAAATTATGTGATTATACAATATTCTTTCTTACTTGTAGGAAGAAGAAGAGAGGTTTGAAGAAGAATTGGAAAAAGAAGCTGTACGACAACGAGAATTGCAGACAATATCTGGAATGGAAGGAGGAGACGCAGCCGAGCCTGACACAGCTGCTGTACCACAGGTTGCTGTTGTCAAAATAGACACAGAGAAGTACTGAATCACTTGAAAAGTTGTCTGGAATGTCTGTGATACCTCAGGACTGTAAAGATATTTGTGCAATAATCTAAAACGTTTTACGAAAACGGATTTGTGTTGCATTTGCTGTGTGTAACCACATTCTGTTGACCACTGGTCCTAGTTGTTTGAAAAAACTGCCAAGAAAATTTGTTGTCTCCAAATTTTCATTTACCACCAAGAATGCTTTTTTGGACTTAGCCAGTCTCAGTTGATAGGTAGGTCAAAACCGTTTGCAATTGTTTGGAAGTTAAAGTGCAAACACAACAGTTCATTAGATAATTTTGCTCATTCCACACAATGTTATGCTCATTCATGaatgttttttcatttgaaagtttgtggcaaaaatgtatgtataaagtttcatcaatattttccattctatcggaAGAGCTGAGAAAATCAAAAGAGTTCTTGTACAAGTTCCTTGTCGAAGCTTGAGTAATGA
Above is a window of Lineus longissimus chromosome 3, tnLinLong1.2, whole genome shotgun sequence DNA encoding:
- the LOC135484694 gene encoding SNW domain-containing protein 1-like, with the protein product MALSGILPAPSQRVFDREDEERELAFRHQGANQVIGRRTAPPYGHRKGWVPRSQEDFGDGGAFPEIHVAQYPLGMGQKKTTSNALAVQLDETGKVKYDAIARQGHAKDKVVHSKFQDLVPKPMDHDDPDLQKPTEEDIQDTTEKTRLALEKLVQGKISAAMPVRAAEKQAPAQYIRYTPSQQGLAFNSGAKQRIIRMVETQKDPMEPPRFKTNKKIPRGPPSPPAPVMHSPNRKVTVKEQQEWKIPPCISNWKNAKGYTIPLDKRLAADGRGLQGVHINENFAKLAESLYIADRKAREAVEMRAQMEKKMAQRDKEKKEEGLRLLAQKAREERAGIRREDKDDEAKERDDLRRDRQKDRQRDRNLQHAGADRRSRIQKERERDVSEKIALGLPNNAAASSEAQYDQRLFNQSKGMDSGFGSEDAYNVYDQPWRKDKDVASHIYRPSKGADKDIYGDDIEKLMKSRRFVPDKEFAGTDRTRRLDGPVDFVQDEEEDPFGLNKFLTEAKKAQKRPAEDSRGSRDHKHKRRE
- the LOC135484720 gene encoding protein FAM177A1-like, coding for MASELSRAAFAQNILPPSDPIPGNISQVSPEDVYTTVPLEEAVSSDGKKRKIPRRILHFSDGTLEEYSTDEEEEEELPPLVDPKTLTWMPWFWYYFTAASFKALSYADFCGEKLAWFFGITTPKYQSAIDEFYRIKAEEEEERFEEELEKEAVRQRELQTISGMEGGDAAEPDTAAVPQVAVVKIDTEKY